In the genome of Streptomyces sp. P3, the window GCCTTCCTGCGGGGGCTTGTTGTAGTACGGGGTGACGACCAGGAGGCCGTGGGCGCCCGTCGTCTCGGCCGCCCTGGCCAGTTCGACACTGTGGTGGGTGTCGTTGGTGCCGACGCCTGCGACCACGTGGGCGCGGTCTCCGACGGCCTCCAGGACGGCTCGTACCAGATCCGATTTCTCCGCGTCGCTGGTGGTGGGCGACTCGCCGGTGGTGCCGTTGACGATCAGGCCGTCGTTGCCTGCGTCCACCAGGTGGGTGGCGAGCCGCTGTGCGCCGTCGAGGTCGATCGCGCCGTCCGCCGTGAAGGGCGTGACCATGGCGGTGAGGACCCGCCCGAAGGGGGTCTGCGGAGTGGAGGTCGGAGCCATGGGTGACACGCTACTCGTTGCCCACCGCGAGGTCTGCCCTCGGGGGGCGCGAAAAGTCATGACAAAGGTGGAACCCGGCACTGCCTGCTCGGGGGTTCAAGCAGTGCCGGGTCCGTTCGATCAGGCTAGATGAACTTCTCCAAATGCCGCAATACGGACACTTCGGGCGGATGATCCGTACATACGTCTCCGTAGCCCGTCCTCGTCACGGCGCGACACGCCCGTTCGCGTTGAAGGCCGCGTAGGTGAGGGGCATGAGCCTGGCCCACTCGGCCTCCATCTTCTCGCCCACCATCTCGATCTCCCGCTGCGGGAAGGAGGGAACCTTCGCCAGCTCGTGCTGGGTGCGCAGGCCCAGGAAGTGCATCAGCGAGCGGGCGTTGCAGGTGGCGTACATCGAGGAGAACAGGCCGACCGGGAGGACCGCGCGGGCGACCTCGCGGGCGACTCCGGCGGCGAGCATCTCCTGGTAGGCCTCGTACGCCCGTCGGTAGGAGTCCTCCATGGTGCGGCCCACGATCTCCTGCTGGGCCTGGGTGCCCTCGACGAAGACGTACTTGCCGGGGCGGCCCTCCTGCACCAGCTTGCGGGACTCGCCGGGGACGTAGAAGACGGGCTGGAGCTCCCGGTAGCGGCCGGACTCCTCGTTGTACGACCAGCCCACGCGGTGCCGCATGAACTCGCGGAAGACGAAGATCGGGGCGCTGATGAAGAAGGTCATCGAGTTGTGCTCGAAGGGGCTGCCGTGCCGGTCCCGCATCAGGTAGTTGATCAGGCCCTTCGACCGCTCGGGGTCCTTGCCCAGCTCGTCGAGGGACTGCTCGCCGACGGTCGAGACACGGGCGGCGAAGAGCACGTCGGCGTCGGACGCGGTGTGCTTGACCAGCTCGACGGTGACGTCGCTGCGGAAGCCGGGCTTGGGGTCGTCGGCGGGACTGTCGGTCACGGCAGGGGGGTCCTTCCATCGCGTCTTCGGAGCGGCGCCAACTCTACGGGGGGCGTTGGGCCGGACGGGCACGGGCATGCCGCGGGATTCCCTCGGGACGTCTGCTGATATGGGGCACGTTTTCGGGCACTCGCTCGTCTGTATCGACAGACGACGTCACACAGGACAGTTCCGGGAGGAAGTACCCACCATGCTCCGTCGGCGCGAGCCCGTCCCCTTCGCCTTCCTCACGGAGGCCGACAGCTTCCGAAGCAATGTCGCTCCCCCACCCCCCGAGCGGTCCTCCGTGAGCCGGACAGCCGGGCGCTGGCTGTTGGGGCTCACCATCGTGGCCGGGCTGGTGGGGTCGCTGGTCATCGGGATGCCGGCACTGCGCGTCGACTCCTCGCTGCCTCAGCAGTCACAGGCGTCCCAGGGCCGCTGACGCGGAGCGGGCGTCGCCGCCACGGACCCCCGATGGTGGTGAGCGGGGACACAGCCGGATAGCCTCACCGGGCACAGCCCACGCATGGACGAGTGAGGACCAGTCGTGCCCCTGCCCTTTCTGACGGCCGACCGACCGTTCGACGCGGCGGACGACGTCGCCCTGCCCTTCGAGGACCGTGAGCGCTGGCGGCGTCCCTACCGGCCCGGCCCCTGGCGGGTCGGGATCGCGGCGCTGACGCTGCTGCTCGCCTCGTTCGTGCTGTTCGCGGCCGTCATCATTGCCCTGACCGGATCGGTGTCCGAGGCCGCCGTGGTCTTCGGCGGCTCCCTGCTGGTGATCGCCTGCGCCTTGCGGCTGCTGCGCATGGGTGTGTGGGTGAGCGCGCGCGGGCTGCGCCAGGTCGGCTTCCTCGTCACGCGCACCCTGCCGTGGGAGCGGGTCGGGGTGGTGCACACCGTGCAGCAGCCGGTGCGCTGGCTGGGGCTGCCGCGGACGGTCCAGGGGCAGGCCCTGACGGTCGCGCGACGGGACCGGCCCGCCGAGAGCACGCCGCTGCTGACCACGCACGGGGCGGACTTCCTGGCACGCGGCGAGGCCTTCGACCGGGCGGCGGACGCGGTCGAGGCGTGGGCCGCGGAGAACCGGCACGGCTGACCGCCGAACGTACGAAGGGGCCGGTCCGCCGCGAGGGTGGGCCGGCCCCGTTTCGCGTGGCCGGGTGCGGGCGGGACGCTCGGGGATCCGTGAGGTCAGGCAGCCTCGACGGGCTTGCCGTCGTGCAGGCTGATCGCTCGCTGCATGGCCTTGCGGGCCCGTGGGGTGTCCCGGGCGTCGTGGTAGGCGACGGCGAGACGGAACCAGGTGCGCCAGTCCTGGGGCGCCGCCTCGGTCTCGGCCTTGCGCACGGCGAACACCTCGTCCGCCGAGTCGCGGTCGACCCGGCCGCTCGGGGTCCGCTTCAGCTCGTCGACGGGCAGACCGCCCTCGGCGTCGAGCTCGGCGGCGAGCGCGTTGGCCCGGCGGACGAACTGGGTGTTCTTCCACAGGAACCAGACGCCGATGACCGGGAGGATCAGCACCGCCACACCGAAGGTGACGGTCAGCAGCGTGCCGGACTGGATGAGCATGACGCCGCGGCTGCCGACCAGGACGAAGTAGAAGACCAGGACGGCGGCCGTGAGGGCGTAGGAGATCTTCGCGCGCATGACGTCAGAGGCTCAGTTCAGGTCGAGGAAGTGTTCCAGGCCGAAGGTGAGGCCGGGCGTCGACACCACGCGGCGAACCCCCAGCAGGATGCCAGGCATGAAGCTGCTGTGGTGCAGCGAGTCGTGGCGGACGGTCAGGGTCTCACCCTCGCCGCCCAGCAGGACCTCCTGGTGGGCGAGCAGGCCGCGCAGCCGGACGGCATGGACGGGGATCCCGTCCACGTTCGCGCCACGCGCCCCGTCCAGGCCCGTCTCGGTGGCGTCCGGCGCCGGGGCGACGCCGGCGGCGCGGCGGGCCTCGGCAATGAGCTGGGCGGTACGGGTGGCGGTGCCGGAGGGTGCGTCCACCTTGTTGGGGTGGTGCAGCTCGACGACCTCGACGGACTCGAAGTACGGCGCGGCGATCTGCGCGAACTTCATGGTGAGGACGGCCCCGATGGAGAAGTTGGGTGCGATGAGCACGCCCGTGGCGGGGGACGCGGCCAGTCGGCCGTTCAGCCGCGCGAGGCGTTCGTCCGTCCAGCCGGTGGTGCCGACCACGGCGTGGATGCCGTGTCGTACGCAGAAGTCGAGGTTGTCCATGACCGAGGCGGGGGTGGTCAGTTCGACCGCGACCTGGGCGCCGGTCTGCGCCAGCGTCTCCAGGTCGTCGCCGCGGCCGAGGGCGGCCACCAGCTCCATGTCCTCGGCGGCCTCGACCGCCCGTACCGCCTCGGAGCCGATCCGGCCCTTGGCGCCGAGGACCGCCACGCGCAGCTTGCTCATCTCTTGTGCTTCCTTACCGAAGTTGCCGAAGGCCTGACGGGGGGTGTCAGGCGACCGCGTCGTGCAGCCGCGCGGCCTGCTTGTCCTTGAGCGGGCCGATGACCGACAGCGACGGGCGCCGTCCCAGGACGTCGCGGGCCACGGCGCGGACCTCGTCCGGGGTGACGGCCGCTATCCGGGCCAGCATGTCGTCGACGGACATCTGGTCGCCCCAGCACAGCTCGCTCTTGCCGATGCGGTTCATGAGCGCGCCGGTGTCCTCCAGGCCGAGGACCGTGGAGCCGCGGAGCTGGCCGATGGCGCGGACGATCTCCTCGTCGGACAGCCCGTGCTCGGCGACCTGGTCGAGTTCGTCCCGGCAGATCTTCAGCACGTCGTGCACCTGGCTCGGGCGGCAGCCCGCGTAGACGCCGAAGAGCCCGCAGTCGGCGAAGCCCGAGGTGTACGAGTACACGCTGTAGGCCAGGCCGCGCTTCTCGCGGACCTCCTGGAAGAGACGGGAGGACATGCCGCCGCCGAGGGCCGTGTTCAGCACGCCGAGCGCCCAGCGCCGGTCGTCCGTGCGGGCGAGACCGGGCATGCCGAGCACGACGTGCGCCTGTTCGGTCCGGCGGCCGATCAGCTCGACCCGGCCCGAGGCGCGGATGGCGCGCCGGCCGTCACGCGGGGCGATGGGCGCCGCGTCGGTGTTCCTGAGGGCGCCCGCCTTCTCGAAGGCCGCGCGGACCTGGCGGACGACCTTGTTGTGGTCGATGTTGCCGGCCGCGGCGACCACGAGATGGGTCGGGTCGTAGTGCTTCCGGTAGAAGCGGCGGATGCGGTCGGCGGTGAGGGCGTTGACGGTGTCGACGGTGCCGAGGACCGGCCGGCCGAGGGGGTTGTCCCCGAACATCGTCTGCGCGAACAGGTCGTGCACGCAGTCGCCGGGGTCGTCCTCGGTCATGGCGATCTCTTCGAGGATCGCGCCGCGCTCGACGTTGACGTCCTCCTCACGGATGAGGGAGCCGGTCAGCATGTCGCAGACGACGTCGATGGCGAGCGGCAGGTCGGTGTCGAGCACGCGCGCGTAGTAGCACGTGTACTCCTTCGCCGTGAACGCGTTCATCTCGCCGCCCACCGCGTCTATCGCGGAGGAGATGTCGAGCGCGGACCTGCGGGTCGTCCCCTTGAAGAGGAGGTGCTCCAGGTAGTGCGTGGCGCCGTTCAGGGAGGGCGTCTCGTCACGGGAGCCCACGTGCGCCCAGATGCCGAACGTGGCGGAGCGGACCGAGGGGAGGGTCTCGGTGACGATGCGCAGGCCGCCCGGCAGGGTGGTCTTGCGGACGACGCCGATGCCGGCCGTGCCCTTGATCAGGGTTTGGGTACGGGCGACGGCCCGCGCCTCCGAAGAGGTGCGGGCCGTCGCCTGGGAGCTGCTCGACGTCACTTGTCGGAGTCGTCCTTCGCGTCCTCGGCAGCTTCCTCGCCCTCGATCACGGGGATCAGGGAGAGCTTGCCGCGGGAGTCGATCTCGGCGATCTCGACCTGGACCTTGGAGCCCACACCGAGCACGTCCTCGACGTTCTCCACGCGCTTGCCGCCGGCGAGCTTGCGGATCTGCGAGATGTGCAGCAGACCGTCCTTGCCCGGGAGCAGCGACACGAACGCACCGAAGGTGGTGGTCTTGACGACCGTACCCAGGTAGCGCTCGCCGACCTCCGGCATGGTCGGGTTGGCGATGCCGTTGATCGTGGCGCGGGCGGCCTCGGCCTGCGAGCCGACCTGGGCACCGATGTAGATGGTGCCGTCGTCCTCGATCGTGATCTCGGCGCCGGTGTCCTCCTGGATCTGGTTGATCATCTTGCCCTTCGGGCCGATGACCTCACCGATCTTGTCCACGGGGATCTTGACGGTGATGATCCGCGGGGCGTTGGGGGACATCTCGTCCGGCGTGTCGATCGCTTCCATCATCACGTCGAGGATGTGGAGGCGGGCGTCGCGGGCCTGCTTGAGGGCCGCGGCCAGGACGGAGGCCGGGATGCCGTCCAGCTTGGTGTCGAGCTGGAGGGCGGTGACGAACTCCTTGGTGCCGGCGACCTTGAAGTCCATGTCGCCGAAGGCGTCCTCCGCACCGAGGATGTCGGTGAGGGCGACGTAGTGCGTCTCGCCGTTGATCTCCTGGGAGATCAGGCCCATGGCGATGCCGGCGACGGGGGCCTTCAGCGGCACACCGGCGTTCAGCAGGGACATGGTGGAGGCGCAGACCGAGCCCATGGACGTCGAGCCGTTGGAGCCGAGGGCCTCGGACACCTGACGGATCGCGTAGGGGAACTCCTCGCGCGTCGGCAGCACCGGCACGATGGCGCGCTCGGCGAGGGCGCCGTGGCCGATCTCGCGGCGCTTGGGGGAGCCCACGCGGCCGGTCTCGCCTACGGAGTACGGCGGGAAGTTGTAGTTGTGCATGTAGCGCTTGCGGGTCACCGGGGAGAGGGTGTCCAGCTGCTGCTCCATGCGGAGCATGTTCAGGGTGGTGACGCCCAGGATCTGGGTCTCGCCACGCTCGAACAGCGCCGAGCCGTGCACGCGCGGGATGGCCTCGACCTCGGCGGCGAGCGTACGGATGTCCGTGACGCCGCGGCCGTCGATGCGGGTCTTCTCCTTGATCACGCGCTCGCGGACCAGCTGCTTGGTGAGCGAGCGGTACGCGGCGGAGATCTCCTTCTCGCGGCCCTCGAACTCCGGGAGGAGCTTCTCGGCGGCGAGCGCCTTGACGCGGTCGAGCTCGGCCTCGCGGTCCTGCTTGCCGGCGATGGTCAGCGCGGAGGCGAGCTCCGGGCGGACGGCGGCGGACAGGGCCTCCAGGATGTCGTCCTGGTAGTCGAGGAAGACCGGGAAGTCGCCGGTCGGCTTCGCGGCCTTGGCGGCGAGGTCGGCCTGGGCCTTGCAGAGCACCTTGATGAAGGGCTTCGCGGCGTCCAGACCGGCGGCGACGACCTCCTCGGTCGGCGCCTCGGCGCCGCCCGCGACGAGCTGGATGGTCTTCTCGGTGGCCTCGGCCTCGACCATCATGATGGCGACGTCGCCGTCCTCCAGGACGCGACCGGCGACCACCATGTCGAAGACGGCGTCCTCGAGCTCGGTGTGCGTCGGGAACGCGACCCACTGGCCGTTGATCAGCGCGACGCGGACGCCGCCGATCGGGCCGGAGAAGGGCAGGCCGGCCAGCTGGGTGGACGCGGAGGCGGCGTTGATCGCCACGACGTCGTACAGGTGGTCGGGGTTGAGCGCCATGATGGTGGCGACGACCTGG includes:
- the thyX gene encoding FAD-dependent thymidylate synthase — translated: MTDSPADDPKPGFRSDVTVELVKHTASDADVLFAARVSTVGEQSLDELGKDPERSKGLINYLMRDRHGSPFEHNSMTFFISAPIFVFREFMRHRVGWSYNEESGRYRELQPVFYVPGESRKLVQEGRPGKYVFVEGTQAQQEIVGRTMEDSYRRAYEAYQEMLAAGVAREVARAVLPVGLFSSMYATCNARSLMHFLGLRTQHELAKVPSFPQREIEMVGEKMEAEWARLMPLTYAAFNANGRVAP
- the dapB gene encoding 4-hydroxy-tetrahydrodipicolinate reductase, whose protein sequence is MSKLRVAVLGAKGRIGSEAVRAVEAAEDMELVAALGRGDDLETLAQTGAQVAVELTTPASVMDNLDFCVRHGIHAVVGTTGWTDERLARLNGRLAASPATGVLIAPNFSIGAVLTMKFAQIAAPYFESVEVVELHHPNKVDAPSGTATRTAQLIAEARRAAGVAPAPDATETGLDGARGANVDGIPVHAVRLRGLLAHQEVLLGGEGETLTVRHDSLHHSSFMPGILLGVRRVVSTPGLTFGLEHFLDLN
- a CDS encoding polyribonucleotide nucleotidyltransferase, with product MENETHYAEAVIDNGTFGTRTIRFETGRLAKQAAGSAVAYLDDDTMVLSATTASKNPKDQLDFFPLTVDVEERMYAAGKIPGSFFRREGRPSEDAILTCRLIDRPLRPSFRKGLRNEIQVVATIMALNPDHLYDVVAINAASASTQLAGLPFSGPIGGVRVALINGQWVAFPTHTELEDAVFDMVVAGRVLEDGDVAIMMVEAEATEKTIQLVAGGAEAPTEEVVAAGLDAAKPFIKVLCKAQADLAAKAAKPTGDFPVFLDYQDDILEALSAAVRPELASALTIAGKQDREAELDRVKALAAEKLLPEFEGREKEISAAYRSLTKQLVRERVIKEKTRIDGRGVTDIRTLAAEVEAIPRVHGSALFERGETQILGVTTLNMLRMEQQLDTLSPVTRKRYMHNYNFPPYSVGETGRVGSPKRREIGHGALAERAIVPVLPTREEFPYAIRQVSEALGSNGSTSMGSVCASTMSLLNAGVPLKAPVAGIAMGLISQEINGETHYVALTDILGAEDAFGDMDFKVAGTKEFVTALQLDTKLDGIPASVLAAALKQARDARLHILDVMMEAIDTPDEMSPNAPRIITVKIPVDKIGEVIGPKGKMINQIQEDTGAEITIEDDGTIYIGAQVGSQAEAARATINGIANPTMPEVGERYLGTVVKTTTFGAFVSLLPGKDGLLHISQIRKLAGGKRVENVEDVLGVGSKVQVEIAEIDSRGKLSLIPVIEGEEAAEDAKDDSDK
- a CDS encoding pitrilysin family protein; amino-acid sequence: MTSSSSQATARTSSEARAVARTQTLIKGTAGIGVVRKTTLPGGLRIVTETLPSVRSATFGIWAHVGSRDETPSLNGATHYLEHLLFKGTTRRSALDISSAIDAVGGEMNAFTAKEYTCYYARVLDTDLPLAIDVVCDMLTGSLIREEDVNVERGAILEEIAMTEDDPGDCVHDLFAQTMFGDNPLGRPVLGTVDTVNALTADRIRRFYRKHYDPTHLVVAAAGNIDHNKVVRQVRAAFEKAGALRNTDAAPIAPRDGRRAIRASGRVELIGRRTEQAHVVLGMPGLARTDDRRWALGVLNTALGGGMSSRLFQEVREKRGLAYSVYSYTSGFADCGLFGVYAGCRPSQVHDVLKICRDELDQVAEHGLSDEEIVRAIGQLRGSTVLGLEDTGALMNRIGKSELCWGDQMSVDDMLARIAAVTPDEVRAVARDVLGRRPSLSVIGPLKDKQAARLHDAVA